TTTCGAGACACCTTGCATAAAGGTCTTCGTGCAAAATTCACGCAATATTAGGGCACGAGGTCACTCCCAATGAGAACGTTTGCTTATAATGATCGCGCCGGTTTGTGTTACCATGCATGAACTCTCTCTTGCATGTCTTATGACAAACATTATTTAAACATAAAAAGTCTGAAAGGTGTCAACTAAAATGGACTAACGAGGCCAAAAGTGCACGGACTTCACGGTCCCGGCGTAGAAGAGAGAAGGGAACATGTTATAGTCAAGTCCTTTTTTAGTCAGAATTTTGAAGAACcaagatttttctttcttttttccagtcaCCACGCAATGTTACGTTCTTGTGTACGGAAACCAAGTAAATCCAGATCTTTCCAACCGTCGAATCTGATACTATCACCGGCAGATGAAAATCTGGCGCGGCTGTCATTCCACCACATCAGTAACCGTGCGTAGTCCACAAATGTTACTAGAATTTGGCATGAAATACACAGAGAAAGTGAAATTGCATTTGTATGCTCCTGTTGCGCTTAATGATGTCCTAAACAGTGTGGCTGAGACACACTTTGTGACTTCCCAAGGGTGGAACACACACACTACAACGATCCAGATtcgctttgttttctttataaAACAGGCACGTAACAGTGTCAAACTTTAAACTGAACAATATGGCACACAAAATGCAAACGAGCAAGAACAGCACAGCGTCAAGAAAACTATTTTTTGTAATAGTTTCTACGACCAAAACGCAGGCCGCTGTACAAGGCCTCCTTGTTTACACAGAAAAAATTCAACTCGTTATTTATGTTAGTTTACGTCTGAACGTGATTGACGGTCTACCTTTCGCTTGGACACGTCGGAAAGCGGGAGGACCCTCCACTCGATGTCGTCGGGGTTGATCCGCATGGAAGTGTGGAGCGGGCAGGCGCCGACGTCCATCTCGCGGCATCTATCGTAGCACGTACGGCAGACCACGTCCCGACACGGCAGCAGCGCCGTCTGCTCTGGCACCACGGCACACAGGCTGCACACGCGAGATGCCGAGAACGGCTCGAGGAAGACAATGGGACGCCGGTCCAAGTCGCGGCCGAAGCCGTTTAGCGTGTACGTGAAGCGGCCGGCGCTACACCCAGACGTCGACGCCATGTTCCGCGAATATTTTTCATGCAGCGCTCCAGACACAGGCTCCGCAGTGCCGTTCGTACGCGAGCTGCCCACGGCTGTCCAGTCGTCTGCTTAAGCGCATCAGCCACGAACAGCTGTTTCAACAAGGAGGCTGGCGTTGCTTGGGGTTCACTTTCAAAGAGTAGCAATGTTCTCGCCCTCTATAGCAGGAAAATAGTTGTATCTGCACGCGAAGCGCGGCTTGTCGGATTGTGGCGCACTGTAGTTCTTTATTCAATTCAATGATGGCGCGACAATCTGCACTGCGGTAAACTTACCTTATCAGAGGGTCCACCATTGAAGCGAGATAAGGTTTGCTGCGGAGAACTTCGCCACTAGTGGGAATCAGGACGGCCGATAATACTGTGTTTGCTTGCTTTGGCGGATGGGCAGATATGGCTACTAAGGAATGCATCTGTCTGTTCCAGTCTTCTAGATAAAACAGAAATAACGAACCTTTCGACGCCCTTCAGGCATGATGAAATGATGCAGTCTTCGTTAGGTTTGAACAAACAGCTTATATGAGGGAAAAATGGAGGTCTTCCTCCGTTCTCTTCCCCTTTCTCCGGCAGCTCTGAAGAGGTAACGGCAAGATAAGAGGTAGTTGATTACGGCGTAGTAGAGCTGCCGCTTTCGCAGGAACAGCGCATTTTGCCAAGGTGTACGAACGTACGCGCACACACGCCCACGTACAGAATCAAAAACTATTCCTCATTTTATGGtatctaataaaaaaaaactgcgaattACAGTTAGAACGCATCAACTGTAATTGAATTAacggggtttgacgtgccaaaaccacgatttgattatgaggcacgccgtagtgggggactccggcagTTTAGACCAACtaagggttctttaacgtgcacctaaatctacgtacacgggtgttttcgcatttcgcccccatcgacatgcggccgccgtggtcgggattcgcttccgcgacctcgtgcttagcagcccgacaccatggccactaagcaactacggcgggtaacaTAAACTGTAATTGACTAAACGCATCAGTTACACTCACCTGGAAATCGTCAACCATTTACAATTATGCAACCAAGCGATGCTTCAGACAAGCTAGCTTCCAACGCATGTAAGGCTTCAcggttttgcaaaaaaaaaaaaattgagacgcATGATATGAGAGTTGCATCGTATTTGTACGAGCGCTGTCCGATTGTATTGCCAAGAGAAAACGCAGAACACGTGCGCGCGAGCTATCTCACCGCGTTCTTTGCAGAGCACCAACTGAGGTGCTGTCGCTTGCGCGACAACTATGTCGCGTCTGAAGAGAGTGTGAAAATGTTAacgatacgaaatgcagagaggtacATTCTGTGGCTTCTTGCTGCGTAGCATCGATCAAACAAGTGTACCGCATCATTCAAGTATTGCGCATGATCCAGAAAGTGTATAAGAGCTACGCGTCGTATAGGCATTTAAAGCCTATACGTGTTGGGCTCAGTTATGGACGTCCCGCCATTTTCTTTGTGGCGTGACCCATTGGCGGCGCTAAGAAAATAGCGCTGATGATTTCGCACAATAATTACTGAAGGGAagtctggcgctagtgtctacgggagctgcatcGGGGAAATTCTGCCAGCATATGAGTTATAGGAAGTACATATATTGGAAGTACACAATGGGAAACACAATTATCATTGAatggaaagtggatgaaaaaacaagtggCCGCAGGTAGGATATGAACCCGCGTCTTCGCATACGCGTAGGGAAAAAAAACTGGCCGCAGGTAGCATACGAacctacgtcttcgcattacgcgtaatgcgaagacgtgggttcgtatcccacctgagGCCTGTtggttttcatccactttcatttccattgatttaacattttttttaaatcaatcAATAGAAGTAAGCTCCCTTAGTCTTCGTGTCTTTGTCGGCTCCTTATGACTAATATAAATCATATCTACACCGATACATATCGACACCGATACGAATAACTTTATTAAAATGATCCTGGGAAGCAACCCCTATAGGGAATGTGCCTTCAATTTAGTTATACACATTTCAAACATTCGTATCACACAACAGGCTAACTCACCAAGACTTTTACGATAAAACACGTTTCTGGAGCGAAACCTAGCGGGAACCGTAACGGAACCCACTTATTGGGCAGGCACGTCCAGTTTGTGCCAGTGAGACATAACTTTCTGAAAAGGAACGCCAGGGCACGATGAAACATGGACGCACAGACTTTTTGAGCGCAGTCCCTTTGGCATTCAGCCTCAACGGAGAAGCTGACGAGTCCCGTCACCAGAGTTACATACGCCGATGCTCGTCCTACGCGCGTTTGCAAAGCACTCGCGTGCTGAAGAGTGACTACCTGGCGAATACGGAGAATTGCTTACTGTGATCGTCCTCAGAAGCCAACATGCCGCAATTTAGTGAAATTTTCTAAGATGTGGCTTCTGCACCACAGAGTAGACCCATCCCGCCATGACAAAGACACCCCACCACGAGGAGCACGGTAGTACTCGAAGAACAGCCGCGGGTCATAACTGTCCGACTCCAGGTAGCGAAGCACGAGCAAGGCCGTTAGCACGTGGTGCAAGTCCCCGGGCTTGAGTTGCGACACACGCAGTGACTGTTTTGGGTCGAATAGCACTCCTTTGAGACGCGGGAATGATAGGCGCCGGCCGTGCCACGCACAATACTGCAGGAACTCTTAACACATAGTATCGCCACCGAATCGCGCTGTTCGAAGCTTGTCGCTGTCCTTTACCCGTTTGCGGAAGGCTCACACGCCAAAAACAGCGCACCGCACAACTGTGGAGTATTTCCTACTCGCGAGGGAGCCTACTGTCATTGAGGAATGCCGCAATTTTCTCGCACAACGCTAAATCCGGTTTGTGGACGTTACAGTGGACACATCCACTCCAGGACAGGGACACCCGGCCACGTGGAACGCAGTAGTTCTCCGTGAACAGTCGCAAGTCGTAGCTGTCCGTTTCTAGGTGTCGAAGAGCGGGCAGGGCCTTCATTACGTCGTGCAAGTCTTCCGGATGGACTTCCAACTCCCGTAGCGACAGTTTGGTGTTCAAGGTCAGGTGTTCGAGAAGCGTAAATGGCTGGTTCCGACCGTAGCGGACGCAGTATTGCAGGAACTCCAAACACATGCCGTCGTGGCCGAAGCGCGCGGTGCGCAGCGTGTCGCGAGTGGCAGACAAGAATGCTCTCCATGCGGCCTTCAAGATGCTCACACTCATATTGACGTGCCCGAGATTAGGGAAGGCACCGCCGTCAACAGGAGCGTCTTCCGTCGCTCCCACGCACCTTTCCAGACTCAAGAGTTTGAGCTTGGGACACAGCCTCGAGATAGTGGAGAGTCGCAGACCTCCGCAACTTTCGAGAGCCAGCTCTTCCAGACCCGGCAGTCTTGCGAGCATATTCCGCAGTTGCGAATCCACGTCGCCATACGCTATGCCGGGACTGAGTTCCACCGTGAGACTGCTGAGGTTACGGAACGCCGATATCTTGACGAGTGCGTCCAGCGATTCCACAACCACCTGCAATGTTGACGTGTGTCACCATATTTTTCGAGTTACACTGCGGCTATTCAACACGATTCTATCCGTGTATGACTGTTTGTAATAGGTAACGAATAATCCAAGTAAGGACAATATGGTAGGTCACAATTCACAAAAAGGACAAAGATTGTTACCATTGCCATTGGATTATTCTCTAGTGGACTCGAAACGCTGCCTCAGCATTGATGTGAAGAGCCTGAGGAAATCCTTCCTGGCCAGCTTAAATCATGTTAACCGGAAACTTAACCTACTGATCGATTGAAAGGTGAACGTTATGTTTCAAGTTCTCTACGGAATCCTTACTCATAATATTACCGGTATCAAAGGAAGCTTCTTATATACGTTTCACCATGCGATTAAGTGAACTGTCATAaacgctgtttgaattttatggAGGCGATATCTACTGGAACGAAATTGATACTGTGGCCACAGGGATAAACTTATGTGCCAGATTCAGCCATGAATTGGCTGCTACGCAGACTTCCCCGAGCGCTCTTAACCTGACAGTGCGAATGTTAAATAGCACTTGTGCAAATTCACTTCCTAGCATGGTTAAAAGATGTAGTTCGCAGAACGTCATAGAGAAGACATAGCGCGAAGATGGCACAGCAGCTTGAACACATAGGACATTTAGTGCACTCCTTTATTGTTAACAATATATATTGCCAAAGATACCCACTTACCTGCAAATTCTGGACGAACGGAAATTTTCTTGCAGCAAGCGTAACGTCGACTCCTATCAACGGGCTCGTTGGATCCTTCGCCTGTCCACCTGACATGTTGTCAAGCAAGCCGAGCCAGAGATGGGTTAAACTCCTTGCTCTTCGATGCTCCGACGAGGTGGCCAAGCCATACGGAACGATGTAGCATTTTGCGACCCACAAGGAGTCGATGCGACGCAACTAAAGAGAAATAAGACCAACACGATCATAattgtcatcatcgtcattaccTATTCCAGTCCATCACTGAAGATTTTCAGACGTCCGTGAACGGGCGTATTCTCAGCCCATGCTAAGACCATGCTAATCTTTCTAATCCAATCGCTGCTGCTAATCAGCTACCGCTGTCGAATGTCTTTTGTTGCAATGTCACTCATCATGTTGCTGTAACAGAACACCAAGGACCTTCCTTACGTGCTGCATAACCTGCGTTCGAACTGCACCTACTACACCCAAATCGCGACAAGCTTTAGGTTATACCGTATATTGGCATACCTAGTACGGATAAATGACATAATATTCAGCACGGCTAACATACAAACAAGAACAGAGGGCGCCGACTGAGGCTTTAATAGAGGAAGAAGGTTAAATATGCGACACCAATACGCATGCGCTTTCACGTAATTACAAAGCCAAAAGGCAAAAAGAAACGGTAACAAAGCACAGAAACGGTGCAACATTCAACTACATGTAGCGTTTGCAACTGTTCTTTACGCAACTTATTTTTCGATTTTTTTCGCTGTATTTTTTTCAGCTTTGTTGTCATTACATCCACGCAAATATATAGAAGTGATAACAAgcttttcatgaaaaaaaaaaaaacaggaactaCGCCCTGGCTGATACCAGGCCTTACCATATTCCCGTGCTATGAGAAGCATCCAGCGGTGTTAAAGATGCCGCACATTGATGGTGCATGCACTAGACGAGACCGACGGAAAACCACCGACGCTTCTCAGCGCCCTGCCAAAGTGCTAGATAGATTAAGCTTGACGATTCCTATCCGTTTAACTAAGGCCAGTGTGTGCACCATGGTGTGACATGTGCAAAGATAGTCGGCAGGAACGCTATCGCGCGTTCGCAAAACGCTCGTGCCAGCAGCTgaagccagaacgctgccctggttTCGTCAGAGCTGACTGAGTGCAGCGTGAAGGTGGGTCTACATGGCTTCGTAGCTTCCGCAGCCAAATGTACAGCGCAACTTTCGAAGTCTTCTAAGCCTACACGCGCCGTCCGCGTACGTGCTGTCGATACTGAAAAGTTATCGCTGAGCAGGTCTACGGgccagcgggcgagcggagacggcaGCGGAGTGCCGCACGAAGAGCTTTAGCTCAGCGATCCCTCGCTCGGTCGAGCCAGAGAGCCTCGCTGCGCTACCTGTTGAACAACGCTAGAGTTACTGTGACGAGATCAGTACACTCGCTTCAGGGTCTCGATCGCGCTCATGCACTCGAAATCGTCGCCAAACGGCCTCGCTGCTGAACCCTCTAACAGGATACAGTGGTCCTCTTCAGTGTGCAAACAGCTCCGAGGATTTTTTGCCTGCAGGCGAGCCAGCGCCGCGCTTGAAGACGACGTCGACGACGTGCCGCTGTTTGTGCGGGCGGTCGCCATGTTCGTTTCGCAAAATCGCTGGTCCGTTGCGCGCGCTCCGCCGGGGAGACTATCAGCGAGCGAGCGGCCCGCTCCGTAAGAACGCTGGCCACCCCAGCGTACCACGCATGCGCATGCACGTCTCCGCTCTCCCTCTGGGCCCACTGGCCCGCAAACCCGCTCAGCTATAAATCTAATACGACATGCACGACCGCGCGAACGCTCCTCAAGTGACCATGTAAATGATAACGCTAAAAAAGCTGTTAGTGTTTCGTCAGCCCCAGTGGGCCCGAGCACCTTTCATGGTGTTCTTGACTagactatggggttttacgtgccaaaaccactttctgattatgaggcacgccgtagtggaggactccggaaatttcgaccgcctggggttctttaacgtgcacctaaatttaagtacacgggtgttttcgcatttcgcccccatcgaaatgcggccgccgtggccgggattcgatcccgcgacctcgtgctcagcagcccaacaccatagccactgagcaaccacggtgggtatggTGTTCTTGTGTTGGCCATGCTATATTTTCAACATCAACATCGCGCATGCGCAGATTATTGCAAATCCACACTGATGTATGTCCGTATCTTAACGTCAGGGCATTAAGAGACAGGATGAAAGGCAACCCTTTACATGTAATGTCTCGTACTTTGACGTTTAGCTTACCTTAAAGTTCCATCCTATGTGTATTTCCGAGTTCCTGGCCCCATACGTTCGAGAGGCGCAGATCGAAAACTCCGCAATAAATATATATAGGCTGAGCCACGGGACCTGGGTATTGCCATAAGTTTGACGTATTGGAGAATACATTTAATGGCTGATTTTCGGGTTCGAGCTCACGCGATTTCAACAATAACCATTCGTACAACACCGACGTCTATGGT
The nucleotide sequence above comes from Dermacentor andersoni chromosome 10, qqDerAnde1_hic_scaffold, whole genome shotgun sequence. Encoded proteins:
- the LOC126544773 gene encoding uncharacterized protein, with protein sequence MELLREFGDPQVLLLAEDHIVLKLETAWPPDVTVPGGLSLADDDSLLLVSNQKSLVSAVKSSLLRDARVSKALFCGCASFDSSERYATAARELLRNTQQICILHNRDKVYTLVRMLPNVRVLALPHDLCTHVIEFDEPCRDRSAPLVERCQLTQLMGNFGGLRRGLLALSPETTLALMRTCPGLRRIDSLWVAKCYIVPYGLATSSEHRRARSLTHLWLGLLDNMSGGQAKDPTSPLIGVDVTLAARKFPFVQNLQVVVESLDALVKISAFRNLSSLTVELSPGIAYGDVDSQLRNMLARLPGLEELALESCGGLRLSTISRLCPKLKLLSLERCVGATEDAPVDGGAFPNLGHVNMSVSILKAAWRAFLSATRDTLRTARFGHDGMCLEFLQYCVRYGRNQPFTLLEHLTLNTKLSLRELEVHPEDLHDVMKALPALRHLETDSYDLRLFTENYCVPRGRVSLSWSGCVHCNVHKPDLALCEKIAAFLNDSRLPRE